CGAATATCTGAGACCAGAAACGGTTTGCAGTCACCATGGAGTAGGTTTCTTCTGCTTGGGTGGGGTTGAAAGCTCGGAAGGTGTTGGATGCTTCACCGTCTTCAAACAGGGTGTTTTCGACTGTTGCACCGTGAATCGCACATAATAGCGCTCCACCTAGTACACCAGCTACTCCCATCATGTGGAAGGGGTTGAGGGTGAAGTTGTGGAATCCTTGTACGAACAGGATGAAACGGAAAATTCCCGCTACTCCTAAGCTGGGTGCAAAGAACCAGCTTGATTGTCCCAAGGGGTACATCAAAAATACGCTGACGAAAACCGCAATGGGTGCAGAGAAGGCGATGGCGTTGTAGGGACGGATACCGACTAAACGGGAAATTTCAAACTGACGCAGCATGAACCCGATAAGTGCGAAAGCTCCGTGGAGAGCTACGAAGGGCCAAAGTCCTCCTAATTGGAACCAGCGAGTAAAGTCTCCTTGAGCCTCTGGTCCCCAGAGTAACAATAGGGAATGTCCTAAACTGTCTGCTGGTGTGGATACTGCTACTGTCAGGAAGTTACATCCTTCCAGGTAGCTGGATGCTAGTCCATGGGTGTACCACGAACTCACGAAGGTGGTGCCAGTCATCCAGCCCCCGATTGCTAGGAAAGCACAGGGGAATAACAGGATACCTGACCAGCCGACGAAGACGAAGCGATCGCGCTTGAGCCAGTCGTCTAGTACGTCAAACCACCCTCTACTGGGGGCGCGTCCTACTGCGATGGTCATGAGAGAGAATCTCCGAAATTTATAAGTACAAGTATTTTACCTGTCTATGTAGGTAGCTAGGATGTAGCCCCCTATAGGCAGATAGTGAAGTGGATTGTCAATCTAGTTCACAATTTTTTACTTCTTCTAATCATATTAAGTGTAAATTACTTATTTTTCTAGGTGATTTTTCATCTAAATAGAGTCCGAGAGTCCACTTTCTAGTCTGGGTAAGGAATACAACTCTTAATTAAATTTAATATTTCTATTCATTTATTCTTAAAAATACCCATAGAGCCGGGAGAGTCATTACCCTTTCCCCTTTTGCAATTCCCTATTACCCACCTTGCGGACGCTAAAATGAGACCGAAAGCTAAATATCTAGATTAGAAGATAAATGTTCACCATCGACTTGACGGTCAAAAACACGGCATTTCCCGTATCAGTACAACGAAAAACAGTAGAAGATGCAGAAGCTGTTTATCAGTTAATTTTGGCAGCGATGCGCTCAGGGAATCCTGAGATTGTTGAACTCAAATGTGAAGGGAAGACTGAGAAAAAAGTTGCAGTGCGCGCCAGTGAAATTTCTGGGGTACAAGTAACTCAGAAAGAGGGTACAACAATCGGTGGGAAGCAACCTGGTTTCTTTGCCCTAGCACAAGAATAAAATACTGGCGGTAGCGATAGATGGCAGAAGTGGGCATTGAGGTAAAAAATTTAGACTTCAGTTGGCAATCGGGGGATCAGGTAATCAAAACCTGCTCTCTAGAAGTACCCCAAGGGGAATTTTGGATGCTTTTGGGGACAAACGGTAGTGGCAAATCTACCTTGCTGAGGTTGCTGGCAGGATTATTAACACCCTCTTCGGGGGAAATTCGGGTTTTGCAACCTGTAGGTTTTGTGTTTCAAAATCCCGATCACCAACTGGTAATGCCCACTGTTGGCGCTGACGTGGCTTTTGGGTTGGTGGAAGAAAAATTACCACCAAAACAGGTGAGAGCTAGGGTAGAAGAAGCCCTATCAGCAGTCAACTTGCTATCTTTGCTCCGTCGCCCAATTTATGCG
The Calothrix sp. 336/3 DNA segment above includes these coding regions:
- a CDS encoding ABC transporter ATP-binding protein produces the protein MAEVGIEVKNLDFSWQSGDQVIKTCSLEVPQGEFWMLLGTNGSGKSTLLRLLAGLLTPSSGEIRVLQPVGFVFQNPDHQLVMPTVGADVAFGLVEEKLPPKQVRARVEEALSAVNLLSLLRRPIYALSGGQKQRVAIAGALARRCEVLLLDEPTALLDPDSQLELVEGVRRLVKSRGITALWVTHRLDELNYCDGAFLLEKGLLVDKGEAQRLKQRLMELHQEQS
- the psbD gene encoding photosystem II D2 protein (photosystem q(a) protein), with protein sequence MTIAVGRAPSRGWFDVLDDWLKRDRFVFVGWSGILLFPCAFLAIGGWMTGTTFVSSWYTHGLASSYLEGCNFLTVAVSTPADSLGHSLLLLWGPEAQGDFTRWFQLGGLWPFVALHGAFALIGFMLRQFEISRLVGIRPYNAIAFSAPIAVFVSVFLMYPLGQSSWFFAPSLGVAGIFRFILFVQGFHNFTLNPFHMMGVAGVLGGALLCAIHGATVENTLFEDGEASNTFRAFNPTQAEETYSMVTANRFWSQIFGIAFSNKRWLHFFMLFVPVTGLWMAAIGIVGLALNLRAYDFVSQELRAAEDPEFETFYTKNILLNEGIRAWMAPQDQPHEKFVFPEEVLPRGNAL